One Littorina saxatilis isolate snail1 linkage group LG14, US_GU_Lsax_2.0, whole genome shotgun sequence genomic region harbors:
- the LOC138947876 gene encoding uncharacterized protein isoform X1: MALRNNSGAPEREGTMEQKVPAGGRQSVIPQLAAVQTSCGTARGAGGRRVTEEKTQASSGDVLVPQASSGDVPVLPASSGDVQVLPASSGDVLVSQALSGDVPVSPASSGDVPPSPASSGDLPVSPALSGYVPVSPVLSGHVPVSPASSGDVPLSPALSGDVLIPPTSSGDVPLSPALSENVPIPPASSGDVPLSPASSGDVPLSSASSGDVPLSPVLSGNVPIPPASSGNVPIPPACTDTTSLIWRCTATKSLIWKCTDTTSLIWR; the protein is encoded by the exons ATGGCTTTACGCAATAATTCAG GAGCACCTGAAAGAGAAGGAACAATGGAACAGAAAGTACCAGCAGGAGGTCGACAGTCTGTCATTCCGCAACTAGCAGCTGTCCAAACGAGTTGTGGTACTGCAAGAGGAGCTGGAGGCCGTCGAGtcacagaagaaaaaacacaag cctcatctggagatgtactggTACCTCaggcctcatctggagatgtaccagtattgccagcctcatctggagatgtacaaGTATTGCCAGCCTCGTCTGGAGATGTACTAGTATCACAAGCcttatctggagatgtaccagtatcaccagcctcatctggagatgtaccgccatcaccagcctcatctggagatttACCAGTATCACCAGCCTTATCTGGATATGTACCAGTTTCACCAGTCTTATCTGGACATGTACCAgtatcaccagcctcatctggagatgtaccgctatcaccagccttatctggagatgtactgATACCACCaacctcatctggagatgtaccgctatcaccagccttatctgaaaatgtaccgataccaccagcctcatctggagatgtaccgctatcaccagcctcatctggagatgtaccgctatcatcagcctcatctggagatgtaccgctatcaccagtcttatctggaaatgtaccgataccaccagcctcatctggaaatGTACCGATACCACCAGCATGTACtgataccaccagcctcatctggagatgtaccgctaccaaAAGCCTCATCTGGAAATGTAccgataccaccagcctcatttgGAGATGA
- the LOC138947876 gene encoding uncharacterized protein isoform X2 yields MYRYHQPYLKMYRYHQPHLEMYRYHQPHLEMYRYHQPHLEMYRYHQSYLEMYRYHQPHLEMYRYHQHVLIPPASSGDVPLPKASSGNVPIPPASFGDEQDEDYCQESDFDSDSTPSSCDYPILSPPAQRKKTCQGMVTTRQQSLVFSMAGWHPVALAPQAMMLPAQSVSRLTFPNNVQLPTDLTVLQQQLRTTGMLFFSVWHHRI; encoded by the exons atgtaccgctatcaccagccttatctgaaaatgtaccgataccaccagcctcatctggagatgtaccgctatcaccagcctcatctggagatgtaccgctatcatcagcctcatctggagatgtaccgctatcaccagtcttatctggaaatgtaccgataccaccagcctcatctggaaatGTACCGATACCACCAGCATGTACtgataccaccagcctcatctggagatgtaccgctaccaaAAGCCTCATCTGGAAATGTAccgataccaccagcctcatttgGAGATGAACAG gatGAAGACTACTGTCAGGAgagtgattttgattctgaTAGCACACCTTCTTCCTGCGATTACCCTATTCTGTCACCACCTGCACAAAGGAAGAAAACTTGCCAAG GCATGGTTACAACAAGGCAGCAAAGTCTGGTTTTCTCGATGGCTGGTTGGCACCCCGTTGCCTTGGCACCTCAAGCAATGATGTTGCCAGCGCAGTCTGTGTCTCGTCTTACTTTTCCCAACAATGTCCAGCTTCCCACCGACCTTACTGTCCTTCAGCAGCAGCTCAGGACTACAGGTATGTTATTCTTCAGCGTGTGGCATCACCGTATTTga